The Salarias fasciatus chromosome 12, fSalaFa1.1, whole genome shotgun sequence DNA segment CGTGGCAGCTTCCAGATGAAGGGGAGAGGTTAGCTCTATGATTGGATGGGTTTGAATGTATAACTacagaaaataatgaataaacTAAATCCACCTTCAGAAGTGAATGTGTTCTCTCAAATCAAGTAAAGTCTTGTAGTTTGGACACCACTTCCCATGAACAGGGAGCTTTTCAGACATTCTGTCGCCCCTTCTTCCTTATTTTGCTTCATTCAAGACAGATTTCCAATATTTCGAAGCATCTCTACCAGGACTGCATGATTTTAGGTAAACGCGATTGTGTTCTTAGGTAGTACGATGATGATTTCCAATAAACACAATTAAATTTTTGGTGCTTTTAGATGTATCTTTTCAAATAACGGCACTCTTTCTCTTGATAATTTATAGTAATAGGGCCCTGGGGGTTTTTCTTTCCCCATccagtgtgtctgcagtgtcCACTGACTTTGCTTCCTCTTGATTTTTGAGCTTTCTGTCAGTGAAGATAGGTTTGTCGTTGTGTATTTCGACAGTGCTGTGGAGTCGGTCCACCCTCCATGCTATTCCCCTGCTTCGTTGGCTGCCCCTGTGCACTGTAAGGCAGACAGCGATGGCTTTTTGACCTTCTTTGACGATAAGATCAGGGGCATAAAAGACAAAATCCCACCATCTTGCTTGTGCAGTCCCGGCCATGTGGAACCACCTTTACATCGTTGGTTCTACTTTAACCCTTTGTGTCTTGAAGACTCCTCCGGTTCTGTAGATTTATTACAGTTTAAGCTTTTTGTGAGTATTTCTGGTTCCTTCCACCTTCAAGCATGCAGTTGTTGAACCAAAACTTAAACCTGACCTGGATCAGTCAGAGCCGAAGAACTATAGGCTAATATTTAAACTCCCCTTTATAACCAAAATGTTGGAAAACGTGGCTACACAACTTACATCTTTCCTCCGTCTCATAACATCTGCGACACGTTTTCAGTCAGGCGTTTGAAAACACCACTCTACAGAGACTGCACTGCggagcagaacctgctgagagtccCTCGGACTTCCAACGTGCCGCGCCTTTGGAACGAACTTCGTTTAGACCTGCGCTCAGTGGATGCGTTCAAAAAGCATTCTAGTACAAACTGACTCAACATTGTTGTGGCTGCATTCTGCATTATGCTCTTGTTTATATGGTCTGTTTATCTTATCCTTTTATCTTTATATGACTGTCCACTACTGTTAAGCACTTTGTGACGTCTGTTCTGTGAAAACAATATACAAATCAATTTTACTGACTTACTCACTCAtagcataaataaacacaatgtGCAAATAAGAAATTGCTTTATCTCTAGGTGGATTAAAATCTCTGCATCATTGAGTTTGGTCGTTGTGGGATAAAAACAGTTTCTCaatctgttctttttttatcatgatctgAGCATTCCAGGTTTTGTAAGACACTTGTAACTTTGTTCTGGGTGACGAGAACTTTACAACATGTGGACTGTCCTGATAGGGATATTTTCAGCTGCAGCCCCATCCTACTGATAACAAAATCAATTAGAGAAACCAACACTGAGGAATGGAATAAAGGTCAGAAAGAAGTCCAATACTCTCTTTCTTCCACAGGCTGACGCACTCCAGCGGAGcctgctgctctcctcactcctcctcctcctcctcctcttcactgctCACCGACTCCACCTCAGCTCCCAGGTAACCTGCGGGCGGTGCTCAGCACGCTCCAGAGCCTCCGAGCAGACGGGCTGAATCAGGAGCTTCAGGCAGCGGCGATCCCCGGAGGCTCTGTAAGGGAAGAAGGTGAGCGTTTTCTCCTCCCGGCCCCGAAATATGaaagagtgtgtttgtttagtgttgcttcagagctgcagggaggccTGCAATGAatcagcgctgtgtgtgtggtgtgctcAACAAGCGTTGTGTCAGGGATGGAAAAGCGAGGAAGCACTGTAGGCCCGTTTACACGGCAAaggtttcaagtaaaaacacaaaacttttgtgttttgggCGTCCGTTTACAGGACAGCGGTGCTCGGTCTCAGGCCATACTCTTCTGGTCCTAAGAATGCAATAATGTACTGAGTGTATAAATTCTTTCATTAGCTTAAAGTGGCATTAATGCCAATGTGTTGTGTATGTAATATAATATTTCCCAAGGTGGATGTGATGTTGGGTTCAGTTGCTTCAATCaagtggcccagtttacatgggtgtttttttcaatcggattgtaaacaatcgtattaaacggagtgtatacatgaagtgatccacgatgaatcctcgtttacaaggaccctgggtgaagcggattatacagcgtcctgtgacatgcgcacaaagtctcacgaggaacttgcaggtctttagctccgcagcagcagtcctcagcgccgagcagagagtttttatctgctaatatctgctcaaataatgtcccaaaagtccatgatacgctgctggaggagcggctgctcccctggctgcagcaccgctgcacCGAGCGGCTCGTCTCGTTGtgagctctgcctctgctccgcgtgtcgatgtttcgaattaactggtgcccgtgttaacttgtgaccaatacatgattgaaaaatgtagtcgttcttgcgaacgtcggttatcgacagttacagtgagtgtatatgtttaaagtcatttgtgagtcttactttaacaactgctgtaatcaaaatgtgtttacacagacctccgccgtcattcgttaacacgggaaccagttaatccataacaccagccggcgctcgcttgtattctgctatagagctctttatacaactcgctattgcgcgatttggttccatctcgcctctccaatgttttttctgtcgggtttttttactaaaaaggtgtttttcaaccaccgtggcgttctctgctggttttttgactgtgctgcttcccgtttactggcacgtcacacgtcactacacgcatgtgcagaacaaacactcccccagtacaatccgctccgctgtcagactcgtttataagggacacggagcggattgtcgatcggcgtagaccacctcatacaatcggctccaaattacaatccgctccgagtgaagcagatccactcggtcgtttacatgacacattttacaatcagctccacgtacaatccgcttatacgtggtccatgtaaacgtgcccactGACCCCAATGTTGCATCTGGACAGAGCCGCGTGTGCGTTTCATCTTTTAATCTAAGTTTTATGTGAAACTACCAGGtgagtgatttaaaaaaaaaacaaaacaaaacatttgttttgaatcACTGAGCTTTTTTGTGGAAAGAATATTTTGGGTTCTTTTGCCTCTGAATTGAATACTAACACAGCTAAGTTGTTAAAAGTATCAGGTTATAGCTTTGTGAAGAATCTGGTTATTCAAATaaaaggagacaaatgaagttttttttaatatagaaaACTTGACTTTTTCATGCAGGGATGCATCATCTGGCACAGAATTTGAtgcttatttcatttaaaaatgaaaaacattgaacaaGTCAACAAATGGGTTGTTGTCAGTACACCTTCATGTCTAGTTCCTGCCCATGTGAGGACTTTGTGTGTATATGTGGATTCAACTTCTGTTCCAAAAGTTTGGTTTTAGGGCTGATCTTTAGGTATGCAGTTGCATTATGATTTGTAGTAGTTGGGTTGGGATGAGAGGGGACTGAGTTCATCATGTCCTTGCACCTGTGGATGGGTTTGGAGAACAAAACCGTATTTACAGTCACATTATATCCTCATTTCCTCTGTGCAGTGATGAATTTTCCTCAAAATGTCCATCGCTGTCTTGAAAAGTGGAATCCGATCTGAAGGTTAGGCATAGAAATAGGTAAGTTGTAGGTATGGCTGAATTTGTAAGCCTCTGGGAAATGATTGATTGACATGAACCTCATGGAGTGGATTACCAAGGCGTCCCTGGTTGaccgctgttgctgctgtggtCACTGGGTAGACACTGATGGATGTGTGCTGTAATTCTATGTAATCACTGGCTGTGCTCATCCtgatgacttcctgtttcttctccaTGCTCGGAGCCACACTGGCCCTTTGTGTTGACTCGGTGTGCGCCGTGCTTCACTAGCACTTCCTTagcaccccccaccccttcaCCTACAACACACACGGAGACCCATTCAGAAGGCATGCAGGCGTTAGGGTTCAGGTTTTTATGTAGGAAttcattgtttcattgttttgagtTTACGCTTCTTTCTGCCCCTAAAGGTCAACTTCTCCAATCCTCAGAGGAAACCATGCTCATACGGCTCCGTCATGACGGCGCTGCAACAACAGTCCCCCACCAGCGCTCCCAGCGCAcgctggtcccggtcccggtcctggccCTGCTCCTCCTGGTCTGGCCCCTGGGCCGGGTTTCGGGGCAGGGGGAAAGCCAGACCCCGTCGCCCACTCAAGTGCTGGAGGACTTGCTGGCTCGCTACGGGGAGAACAGCACCATCTCTGTGCCTCAGCTGCGCTCTCTGCTAGCAGTGCTCAGCCAGGGGCAGGGGGATGGCGACAGCAACGGCAGCAACATGGCAGAGACGTCCGTGACCACCATGCCCCCCAAATCCAACAGATCCAAGGTGCAGAAGCACATTCTGTCATCTGAAGTTTGGATTTTAACCTAAAGCCACCATGTCTGGAAATCACACTTACATTACTGTATCTCGTTTGACCTTCACATAAAGCTCAACGCGCTTCCTGGTCCAACATGACCACAGCAGTGCACAAAGCGGGTCCATAGAGACCCGgagggtccaggtccagacttCAGCCTGACAGAATCCGTGATCTTTCCGTTTGCAGTGCTTGCCTGCAGACACGCTGGCGATCTACAGCATGAGCGAGCAGTCCCGGCTGGACGGGCGGGGTCTGCAGGAGCTTTGTCCCAccatgctgcagcagctggacgccGGCACCTGCAGGACTCAGAAGCAAGACGACGAGAGCAGCGACACCTCTCCCAGGCCCTCAGACGCCGAAGGTGCGTTCAAACAGCCCCTGTTCAGGTCCTGCATTGCTGGAATAGATGACATGAATGCATAAATGCTAAGACGCTTCTGGGTTTCTGTCAATTACACAGGAATTGATGTGTAGAATCCATCTCCCCACGTTATTTGCAGGCGGCTGCTGTTCTGCGGACATAAAATATGGAATGCTGCAGTCCTTGTTTGACAACTTTGGAAAGTCACATATGATTGTctgaggaaccaggaagtagtgacgggctaGCCACGCCCAGCAAAGTTGACCCGCTCAATAACTATCAGTTTGAGAGGAGTCAGACTTGGTTGATGGAGAAGACGGATTGTTTAGAGGGAGCGTTTCTTCCATACAGGGTGACAAATGGAAACGTTTTTACAGTAGAGTTCTTACTTATTTTAAAATCCAGGTGAAATCTTACTGCCAAGCCTGACGCTGCTGGAGTGAAGCTATGCTATAAGACACACATTCTGCGTGCACTTTGCTACTTCATATGTAGTAAATTGTAgatgtttgactttattttgagcTGTTTAGAGCCAtagattggggggggggggggactgatgGCATCATGGAGGAGACGTGTCCCTGTGAGGACTGGCCAATCAGATTCGACCACGTTGGGTGACGCCACTGTGAGCGTTGTCCTGCCAGGTGGACGGCTGGGTTCAGGGGGGTCACTTACgaccgggggggtgggggagctGTACCACATGGCTGGAAGATTCTCACAAAGCCAGTTTTAAATTTACAAAAATCACCTGTGGTCAGTGAATCCCAACGACTAAGTACATTTTAGTTAACAGTTACCTTTCGAGGGTTCGTTTTCTTCTGCTGTCATAAAGTATGATTCGTGTGGCCTCAAAGAACAGTCTTTCATTACATTTTGGgtccaaatgtgtgtgttttgttgtctcGAGATAGTGCTATCACAAGGTCCTCAAAGGAGATAAAGAGCCAAAATAAGCACAAGCAGATCGCCAAGGCTTGGGTTGCGTTTCCAGTTTGGCTTCGAAATAAAAattcctgctgcagtcagcagaTTGAGTCGTTCGCATAGATCCTTCCATGTAAAGGCAGAACAGGGAAGCTCTTCTCTCCTTGACTGCTGACTCATTGTAACTCCATCCAGATGTGCTGAGTGTGCTCTTCACGTCCTTCCAGTGTGTTGGAAGAAGGTCCTCTTATCACGTCAGATTCCAGGCATTTTAGGCACTGAGAAGGGAGtcaagctggtgtcaaattaccagctgctggtgctgctggtgtgcCAGATCATCATAATACGCTGCACTGCTTGGTCTCCGGACTGACAATACAATCTCTAAGAATGGAGACGAAGCttcctcctcagtggaaaaaCCTTTGGTGTTTCGATGCACCGATGTCTGAGAACTGTACAGCTTCAGGAGGTTTCACAACTCTTTATAACTTTAGTTCTGTGCGTAGATAAGTCGGCGCTTTCATTATGCTTGTAGAGACCCTTTGCGTAAGTCTTAATGGTGTTATTAAACTAACGCCGAGCCAAGTCACCTGCAGCTCTGGTTCCTGTGTCTCGCACACCGATGGCGAGCTTGTTTTCCTTTATCGGCCACTCAGGAGCCCCTCGGCTCACCTCGCACTCACCACTGCAGGCGGCATATTTTGGCTGGGAGCGCTGCGTTGCTTTGCCGACTCAGTGGAGGTTTGCCAACAGCAGGGGGACAGATGGCGTGGAGCTGGATCTTTTCTCAGGATGCAAGTGTTAATCAAATAATCCCCCACTAGACAAACCGTGAAACCAGACCCTCGGTTGAAGTTGGGTTCAGTTCAATCAAACAAACCAGTTCCCAGGATTTCAGTGCAGCAGAAGCAGTATTCAGGCTTGATCCTGGAAGGCTTGACTTTTGAGTGATGTGGATTTTTCTGCACTTCTTAATCCTGTCCTCATGATTGTCAATAAACCTCTCAGACTTGTGATTGACTCTCATCAGGAATACATTTGGACAAATAAGGAACGTATTCATTGGGGGTTGATTTCTCCGTAAGCATTCCATGTTTCATAATATGTACATTTTACTACGTTTTATAGAACAGTTATAGAATAGGAGTACATTTTTGCGGTTTCTTTTCAGAACAGTTGTGTTTCGTCTGCAGCGTTGTGaaaacgtcatgtaaacaggaccttaGTTGCAGTACTTCTGCTGACAGAGACAAATTAGATCATTAAAGAAATAAGTCACAGTTTCAGTTAGTTAATGTTATGAACCAAAACATTGCGATAGTGCGACTGTCCTCCGGTGAAATCCTGTTTGAATGTGAACTCTTACATGCACACAATACACACAGTGCCGTGTGCATGTCGTTGTAATATTACATCAAGGTGAATactcaaatatttattttggagACGACTTTCCATTTTGAAAAGAGAACAAGAATTCCTGGTGTAAAACCATTGTTGTTATAAGTCTGTGGCTCTTGAGGTCACTGCCTACAGATTTCAAGAAATGATCGGTTTGCACTGAATAAAATTATGCTCACTTCTGTAGTTGTCTAATTTGCTCCTAACACTGATTTGTTGCcttgaattacaaaaaaattctttcctttctttgttgtttgacactgtatttttttgtcatgcAGCTTAAGTTAAATGTCCTAAAAGTGTAATTGTGCGGAAGGAGTTGACGCTGCATGACGATGCCCAGAGCTTCGACACTCACGGGTGCATTCCTGTCACTCCACCTTCAGTGTGGGGCTTCTCCCTGGCCAGCGTCACAGTGATCAATGCCTTCTCCCTGACTGGAGTCTTCATCGTGCCCCTGATGAAGACGCGCTTCATGAAACACGTGCTGGGCTTTTTCATCGCTCTGGCCATTGGCACCCTGTACTCCAcagctgtcctgcagctcctgccagAGGTTTGCCATCCTGCCATTCGCCCATCTTTCCAGACAGCTGTCGGGACTCCCTGAAGCTGCCCAGCCTTTGTGGCCTTCACCGTAGAGTCGCACCTCTGACCAGCCACTCCTTCATCCGCTCCTCGCTGCTTCTTTTCGTCTCTGTTCCCGCTTTGGGTTTTCATGGGTTCCAATCAGTGTTTGCACAAGgctttagtgattttttttttttcctcagctcTCTATGCAATTGCCaatcatcagtgtgtgtgagtgtgtgagcattGCGATGAAGGCCAGACACGAGGTTTAATCCCGAGCTGTTCTCTTTACTGCTGCAGCCTCACGAGTCAGGCGGACTCACAAACCCAGACTGCAGTCATCTGGAAATCACAGGGCATGCTTTTAACTGGCACAGAAAAGGACAGCGCATGAAGATCTGCTTGAATATATTGAAAGATTACAGCCTTAAAATATAATCACCCATTTCCAAGGTCTCCAGTCCACATAAGACCATGTGCTGAGAGGAAAAGACGGCTGTTTAACTGTCTATAAGCCTACTTTAAAACGGTGCCGACACCAACGGTTGTCATTTCTGAAGAGTCACTGAACGAAGAGCTGTTGTGAACATCTGGGTTTTTCTGGGTTTTATGGAGTGTTTTTACCGACGGCTCGGATTTAgacgcctcctcctgctcctcctttaaTGACCAGGTGAACTGGAAGTGACCCTGCGGTAGATCCATCCCTCCACCGGCAGGCTTCCCTCCCTGACGGTTTGTGTCTTCACTGAGGCCGCAACAGAGCGCCTGGATGCTCtgaaacaaagtgtgtgtgtgtgtgcgtgttggaCTATTTGGGAAATTTCAGGTTAATTACTTCCTGTCTCTTATCAAAGCCATGCATGGTGTTTGAAGCCTGCTTGAAAGCCCATCTAACGACTACCTTCAAACACAAATTGAGGCGGCGTCACTTGTCTGGAAGCGTTCCCGGTGAATAATGAGCCTCCTGTCCTTCCAAAGACTCACAGCTATCTGTGCACAGGTTAATTTTAATCACTCCTTTCTTCCTTTCCAGGGTGTTAACTGGACGGTGGTGTTTGTTCTTTCCCCCCGGGTAATTAATCTGATCTGATCATCTCTGAACTAACTgcctctctcccctcccctcccctgaTTTCCTGTCCGTGCGATCAGTGTGGGGTTATGGGATCCTGTGTGTGACTCTCATCTCTCTGTGCTCGCTGGTCGGGGCGAGCGTGGTGCCCTTCATGAAGAAAACCTTTTACAAGCGACTGCTGCTCTACTTCATAGCCCTGGCCATTGGCACGCTGTACTCCAACGCCCTGTTTCAGCTCATCCCGGAGGTAGTGTCCACACTGCTGCCGCTTGGTTCCCAGAGCAGCGGGACGTGCTGTGATTCCTCAGGATTAATGTTaactttcctcagattttaacaaaatgtcagattttatCTACCCACCAAAATCTGGTTGATTACTTTCTTTGGTATGTGATCAATGACatgaatataaaaacacacGAAGGCTCCCAAAAAATATACTGAAGTCGCAACACAAATGTAGAAGAAGCGCAGATAGTTGCCACACAGaaacgcatgcacacacaagtCGCAGCAGTCCAATAGGTAGCAGATATGATAGAGATCTAAATCATTTTTGGCTGCTTGTGTTATGCTGCTGTACTTAGAGCTCAAAGTGCCGACGCTCCTAAATGTGTCGTTATCCAGATGTTAGACGCTTGAATTGATTTACTCCATTAGATATCTGAGCTCCAAATAACAGACGTACACTTCACAGTAACACTTGCCACCCGCTAacatcttcttttttctccatCGTAGGCGTTTGGCTTTGATCCTATGGTGGATTTCTATGTGTCCAAGTCGGCCGTAGTATTCGGAGGCTTCtacctcttcttcttcactgaaaAGGTGCTGAAAGTGCTTCTCAAGCAGAAACACACGGTAAGTTTCTAACCGTCTTAACTGAGCCTCGTTTTGTTTTCGTCTTTTAGATTAGGAGTTGTTACCTGCCATCAAACATTCTATCAACCATTTCCAAATTACTCAGAGCTTCCACGGGTCAAAGTTCAACAGGGACCCAGCTTCCATCTATCAGACAAAATGACTGTgggggaaaaagtaaaagacACTCTAAAAATCCAAGTTTCATCTAATTTTGCTTATATTCACAACACATACGCGAATGTACAATATTATCAGAATTCAGTGTAATAAAACTGACTTTGAAATTATTAGATATTTTGGGACTAAACCCATAATACTATGTAACCACAATACTGACAGGTTTTCAAACTTTCTATTACAAATCTCAAAACCAAGCCAGGGCCATTCCTGTTGGGATAGAATGTCCAGTATCAGCAGGACGGGCGCCATCACAGCTCAGTAATGCAATACAGATGTCATGACAGCATTGACGCTATAAATCTAAATCTAATTGAGCTTTACATGAGTGTCATTGTTCAAACTGAATGATTACACAGTACGATGACAGCATCTCAGCCTCCAACGCCGAAAGCATAATGGATTAACATCAGATTGTTGCATAATTCAGGAGCAAGTTCAGCTCCAAAAACTGCCAGACGTCTTGTTGCTGTTCGTCAGCGGCAGGTTGCGCAGGTTAAACGGGGTGTTGTCTTCTCGGAGAGCGTCGCCTGTCAAACAGGAGGTCCTGGTGTGGAACGGGCGCCCATGACGCACAGCCTCCTGCTTTTGTCTGTGCTGCTGTCGAGAGGAAAAGCGCGACGGTTGTTCTCGCGCGGCCTCCGCAGCGGAATTCGTCTACGGTCTTGATCGGCGCTTCGGGGCTTTCAAAGCGCCGCTCCTCATGGCCTGCTTGAAATTCCAGTCTGCTGTCCTAGAAGTTTGTAGCTTCTAAGAATCATTGAAAAGTCAAGTACGCGACACACCTGTGACCACTGGGCTCTCACTCCAGGGCGCGCTTTTCTTCAACCTCCCATCTTCTCGTTTGAGGAACAAATCCAGGCAAACGGGAAAAATTAACTGCGAGTTAAGTGGCTACACAGTATCCTAAACCACATATTTTGAGTTTTCCTGTCTTGTGCACCATCTTtttctgcatctttttttttttttttcatttttgcgttttcgtttcagaacaGTTCTGCCTTTACATGGCAAAGTTCTATAATATATTTGTTTGTAAAGCTTTAATGCATTTCTTCTAAGCGCTGTGAATCGCCTTGTGTCTGGAAGTTGCTCTGTGAATTTTTTtgtcttgtcatttttgtacatcTACGGAGCATGTGCTTCAGCCATCCACTCGGGTGGACTTTCCAGAGGTTTACCCGGTTTCATGTATTCATATTTATTGAGATTGTTGTCTGAATGCTTTGCTACAGTTGTGGTGTCAGAAAcgtgagtgtttgttttagaaaCGTACAGCGAGTTGTTCCAGCACAGCCTGTTAGGGATTCACATCCAGTCTGACAGCTGCTCCTCCCCTTCCTGCACCTCTTACAAACGCTGCTTTCCAGCCTCACCTTAAATACGTTCACTGCTGTTTTACCAGtagattgttcttcttttttttttttctaagcctTGCACAGTCTTGATCAGACTCCTAAAAGCAGGAGTTGGGGATAGTGAGGAGCTCCTCCTGGTCCCGGGGCTCCACCGTGTGGCTGCTCTGATTCGAGCCACAAGGTCCCAGGGGGACGACTCAACAGCTTCACCTGCTGATCCAATTACTGCCGCTCTCTGACCCACATCGGCTCCTCCGTCATGCCGTCTCACCTCCCACCcccagcagcaacacacagcttCCACAGAGACCTCAGTGCTCCAGGAGCAGCCGTCCGTGTTTTCAGGGCCTCGGATTTAGGAGTGATTTCGTGTGTTTTTCTGGATACACAGATTTGAACATTTTGACCAACATCAGTGTTTGGGTTATGGACGGTAGCTGATATTTATTGATCTTGGTATAAAATCAGGTTTTTATGATGAATTTGTAAACTGATTACCGTGTAAACACTGATTACAAATAAGGAATTAATTTTTGTATTCAAAACTTCAAATACAAAATACGAAACGCATGCAATTGAATAAGAGTGTTAGTTTTAGGCCATGAAATTATAATAAGAGTAATATGTGATGTGAGACATTTGACATGATTATAGTtcaaaaaaatataacaaatgacttttccttGATAGATTAAGTTAATCTGTGATGTAGGTGACTGTAGATTATTCCTTTATTCTCATTTCATTACAGCATGTTCTGTTCTGGGAGGATAGTGTTTGAAAATCTCAGAATTgcacatttcagaaatgttttacatAACATTGTGACAGTGTAGTAACCTGGTGACATGTTACAGCTTTTTAAGAGTTTTCTGAACcttttgatttgaagtgattgatCTCAGGAACCCTTTTACTGAGTCTGAACTTCTGTCCcagtgtgggggaaaaaaaccctatTCAGGAGACCTTTTATGTGTAAAATCAGAAGGAGGCTTCACTTTTCCAGCGTTCTGATAAGATCGTAATGCTTCTACCTATATTCAACCAGCGTGATCAATTTATGTTTAAATTTGATCAGTTTCTGTTCAGCTATATCTGCAGGCTCCGTGACACCTACCAAGGTGACTTTTCAAGCTGGGTTGAAAATGTAAATCCTTGTGAATTCTCCGGAACGATGCTTTTATTGATCAGTTTGTTTCCTCTTTGCCCCTCAGAACCACGGCCACAGCCATTTCCCGCACACCGATCGCTACTCGACGCCCGACAGGGACGTGGAGGAGAGCGagaaggagaagctgcagcagaacggCGAGGCGAGCAGCCTGGCTCTGGGCAAGGTGGACGCAGGAGAGGGCGAGCTCATGCTCAGCCCCGCGCAGACGCCACAGGTACGCTCGGCCCGCTCGTCAGAGGACGGAGCCGAGGGCAAACAGGTCAGCGCTGCTGAAATGTTAGAGGGAAGCAGTGAATCACTGGGTAGGAAGTACAACTGCAAAGGTCTGATGGCAGATTTGACACTAATGTGAGTTTtgacaccatcttgtggtacaaAGTGGTACTGCAACACATATTCAGCTTCAGCCAGGGGTAGGCAACTTGAGTTGGCAGCGGGCCAATTATTCTTTGGGCACTTGTATTGCGAGGGGGTGGTGCTTGCACTTGCGCACTTAATCAAAGATATTTCTTTTccaatctaaacaactatccaATCTTGAACGTTAAAACAATGATGTAAGAAATTTtgtgatttataaaaaaaattgcttGTATTTGTGACGGGTGGCTGCTTCACTTAGTAAagtcaaaaaaacacaacaataaggTGAATTATGAAACACCTGACAACAGCAGCCTGGAtcactgtggctgctgtc contains these protein-coding regions:
- the slc39a14 gene encoding metal cation symporter ZIP14 isoform X2; amino-acid sequence: MLIRLRHDGAATTVPHQRSQRTLVPVPVLALLLLVWPLGRVSGQGESQTPSPTQVLEDLLARYGENSTISVPQLRSLLAVLSQGQGDGDSNGSNMAETSVTTMPPKSNRSKCLPADTLAIYSMSEQSRLDGRGLQELCPTMLQQLDAGTCRTQKQDDESSDTSPRPSDAEVWGFSLASVTVINAFSLTGVFIVPLMKTRFMKHVLGFFIALAIGTLYSTAVLQLLPEAFGFDPMVDFYVSKSAVVFGGFYLFFFTEKVLKVLLKQKHTNHGHSHFPHTDRYSTPDRDVEESEKEKLQQNGEASSLALGKVDAGEGELMLSPAQTPQDSQSPDSGGGGCYWLKGTTYSDIGTLAWMITLSDGLHNFIDGLAIGASFTASVFQGISTSVAILCEEFPHELGDFVILLNAGMSIQQALFFNFLSACCCYLGMGFGILAGNSFSPNWIFALAGGMFLYIALADMFPEMNEVSREEEDAGGSSFLLTFAIQNAGLLTGFSIMLLLTTYSGQIQLG
- the slc39a14 gene encoding metal cation symporter ZIP14 isoform X1 — translated: MLIRLRHDGAATTVPHQRSQRTLVPVPVLALLLLVWPLGRVSGQGESQTPSPTQVLEDLLARYGENSTISVPQLRSLLAVLSQGQGDGDSNGSNMAETSVTTMPPKSNRSKCLPADTLAIYSMSEQSRLDGRGLQELCPTMLQQLDAGTCRTQKQDDESSDTSPRPSDAEVWGYGILCVTLISLCSLVGASVVPFMKKTFYKRLLLYFIALAIGTLYSNALFQLIPEAFGFDPMVDFYVSKSAVVFGGFYLFFFTEKVLKVLLKQKHTNHGHSHFPHTDRYSTPDRDVEESEKEKLQQNGEASSLALGKVDAGEGELMLSPAQTPQDSQSPDSGGGGCYWLKGTTYSDIGTLAWMITLSDGLHNFIDGLAIGASFTASVFQGISTSVAILCEEFPHELGDFVILLNAGMSIQQALFFNFLSACCCYLGMGFGILAGNSFSPNWIFALAGGMFLYIALADMFPEMNEVSREEEDAGGSSFLLTFAIQNAGLLTGFSIMLLLTTYSGQIQLG